Proteins encoded by one window of Prevotella nigrescens:
- a CDS encoding branched-chain amino acid aminotransferase, translating to MKKIDWENLSFGYQKTDYNVRCYYRDGKWGEIEVSSDENINIHMAATCLHYGQEAFEGLKAYRCSDGKVRVFRPEENAARLQRTCRGIVMPEPPTSLFIEMVKKVVRLNQEYIPTYESGATLYIRPLLIGTGAQVGVRPAEEYLLLIFVTPVGPYFKGGFSTNPYVIMRNFDRAAPLGTGTYKVGGNYAASLKANQIAHEKGYASEFYLDCKEKKYVDECGAANFFGIKNNTYVTPESTSILPSITNKSLMQIAEDLGMTVERRPISAEELATFEEAGACGTAAVISPISRLDDLEKGKTYNFGDKPGPWSVKLYETLRGIQYGTIEDTHNWTMEVM from the coding sequence ATGAAGAAAATAGATTGGGAAAACCTTTCGTTTGGTTACCAGAAAACCGACTACAATGTTCGGTGTTACTATCGTGATGGTAAGTGGGGAGAAATAGAAGTATCTTCCGACGAAAACATAAATATACATATGGCTGCAACGTGTTTGCACTATGGTCAGGAAGCTTTCGAAGGACTAAAGGCATATCGCTGTTCTGATGGAAAAGTACGTGTGTTCCGTCCAGAAGAGAATGCTGCCAGGTTGCAACGCACATGTCGTGGTATTGTAATGCCAGAGCCACCAACAAGTCTTTTTATAGAAATGGTGAAGAAAGTTGTACGCTTAAATCAGGAATACATACCTACTTACGAGAGCGGTGCTACGCTTTATATTCGTCCATTGCTCATTGGTACGGGTGCACAAGTGGGTGTCCGACCTGCAGAAGAGTACCTACTGTTGATATTTGTAACTCCGGTTGGTCCTTATTTTAAAGGTGGTTTCTCTACAAATCCGTATGTAATTATGCGTAATTTTGACCGTGCAGCTCCATTGGGAACCGGTACTTACAAAGTAGGAGGAAACTATGCAGCTTCTTTAAAAGCTAACCAGATAGCTCACGAAAAGGGATATGCTTCTGAGTTTTACCTTGATTGCAAGGAGAAGAAGTATGTGGACGAATGCGGTGCTGCCAACTTCTTTGGTATCAAGAATAACACTTACGTCACTCCGGAGTCTACTTCCATATTGCCATCTATTACGAATAAGAGCTTGATGCAGATAGCCGAAGACCTTGGAATGACTGTAGAGCGTCGCCCAATATCTGCAGAAGAACTTGCTACTTTCGAGGAAGCGGGAGCTTGTGGCACAGCAGCGGTCATCTCGCCAATCTCTCGTTTGGACGATTTGGAGAAAGGAAAGACTTACAACTTCGGCGATAAGCCAGGTCCATGGTCAGTGAAATTATACGAAACACTGCGTGGAATACAATATGGAACCATAGAGGATACGCACAACTGGACAATGGAAGTGATGTAA
- a CDS encoding asparaginase translates to MKRTEKVLLIYTGGTIGMGCNPATGALEPLDFDHLADNVPEFKLIPTAIDTYQFVPAIDSSNMSPKNWADIVRIIVDKYDNYDGFVILHGTDTMAYTASALSFMLENLTKPVILTGSQLPIGQLRTDGKENLMTSLELAAAHHHDGTPMVPEVCIYFNGHLLRGNRSTKQNADELNAFESFNFPHLCEAGVSFNFQTHHILTPDYSKPMTPHFKLDSNVFVLSLFPGAEEHIVRHTFDAPELRGIIMRTYGSGNAPHAPWLVKLLKEATQRGVVTVNVSQCISGQADMNRYDTGYQLKEAGVISGYDTTVEAALTKLMLLQAKYGDHTKVREYMNKSIAGEITIPSILI, encoded by the coding sequence ATGAAAAGAACAGAAAAAGTTTTGTTAATCTATACTGGTGGAACAATCGGAATGGGCTGTAATCCTGCGACAGGTGCTTTAGAACCTTTGGATTTCGACCACCTTGCTGATAATGTACCTGAATTTAAGCTGATTCCAACAGCCATCGACACCTATCAATTTGTTCCTGCCATCGACTCTTCAAATATGTCTCCGAAGAACTGGGCAGACATTGTAAGAATAATCGTTGATAAGTACGACAACTACGACGGATTTGTTATTCTGCACGGTACAGACACTATGGCTTATACGGCATCTGCATTGTCGTTTATGCTTGAGAACCTTACTAAGCCTGTTATACTTACCGGCTCACAACTTCCTATTGGGCAATTACGCACTGATGGTAAGGAAAACCTTATGACAAGTCTTGAATTGGCAGCGGCACACCATCATGATGGAACGCCCATGGTGCCCGAAGTATGTATTTATTTTAACGGACACTTGCTGCGTGGCAACCGTTCTACAAAGCAGAATGCCGATGAATTGAATGCTTTTGAGTCATTCAATTTCCCTCATCTCTGCGAGGCAGGAGTAAGTTTCAACTTCCAGACGCATCATATATTAACGCCTGATTACAGCAAGCCAATGACACCACACTTCAAATTGGATAGCAATGTGTTTGTACTTTCTTTATTTCCTGGTGCTGAAGAGCATATTGTTCGTCATACGTTTGATGCTCCAGAACTTCGCGGAATTATTATGCGGACATATGGTAGTGGCAATGCGCCCCATGCTCCTTGGCTCGTAAAGTTATTGAAAGAAGCTACGCAACGTGGTGTTGTAACTGTGAATGTAAGTCAGTGTATCAGTGGGCAAGCCGATATGAATCGTTATGATACGGGATATCAGTTGAAAGAGGCGGGTGTTATCAGTGGTTATGATACAACGGTAGAGGCTGCACTAACCAAACTTATGCTGCTTCAAGCCAAGTATGGCGACCATACTAAAGTCCGTGAATATATGAATAAGTCTATAGCCGGCGAAATAACAATTCCTTCTATTCTAATTTAG
- the xseA gene encoding exodeoxyribonuclease VII large subunit: MKKALTLYELNSLVAELINVAMPQSYWVEAEVSEARESRGHLYLELIEKDESTNIPIARASAKCWRSSWLMIGPHFERVAGVQLRAGLQIMVQVHAQFHAQYGFSWIVDDINPEYTMGDMARKRHEIIAQLKAEGVFDLQRELHLPLFAQRIAVISSASAAGYGDFCNQLYGNEYGFSFQTELFGAIMQGEQVEQSIVAALNEINEREDEFDCVVIIRGGGATADLSGFDTLVLAENVANFPLPIITGIGHERDESILDMVAHTRVKTPTAAAAFLIDHLDTTLHRIEQAQTSIQHIVEHTIQHEKLHLQQLSARIPILFSMVKNREDARLDNYWHALLQRTMLYLQQCRMNIELFSNKIIPAVTNKFMAEQHRLQLLSQRIEAVNPERMLHLGYSLTYKDGHVLRNINELRVGDEITTRLETGTITSVVKK, translated from the coding sequence ATGAAAAAAGCGCTAACGCTATACGAACTCAACTCTTTGGTTGCCGAACTCATCAACGTTGCTATGCCACAATCATACTGGGTCGAAGCTGAGGTTTCGGAAGCAAGAGAGAGCAGGGGGCATCTTTACTTGGAACTGATAGAGAAAGACGAAAGTACCAATATACCCATAGCACGTGCTTCTGCCAAGTGTTGGCGTTCTTCCTGGTTGATGATAGGACCTCATTTCGAACGTGTCGCAGGCGTACAGCTTCGTGCAGGCTTGCAGATAATGGTGCAAGTGCACGCTCAGTTTCATGCGCAGTATGGCTTTTCGTGGATAGTAGACGATATTAATCCCGAATATACAATGGGCGATATGGCACGCAAGCGGCACGAAATCATCGCGCAGCTGAAGGCAGAAGGCGTGTTCGACCTGCAGAGAGAGCTGCACCTGCCTTTGTTTGCACAGCGCATCGCCGTTATTTCTTCAGCTTCGGCAGCAGGATATGGCGACTTTTGCAACCAGTTGTACGGCAATGAGTATGGATTTAGCTTTCAGACGGAACTCTTCGGAGCAATTATGCAGGGCGAACAAGTGGAGCAAAGCATTGTTGCGGCGTTGAACGAAATAAACGAACGAGAAGACGAATTCGACTGCGTGGTCATCATTCGTGGTGGCGGAGCTACTGCCGACCTTAGCGGTTTCGATACGTTGGTATTGGCAGAGAATGTGGCAAACTTTCCTTTACCTATCATAACAGGCATCGGACACGAACGCGACGAGAGCATTCTTGATATGGTGGCACATACAAGAGTTAAGACCCCAACAGCTGCTGCAGCTTTTTTAATAGACCATCTGGATACTACATTGCATCGTATAGAGCAGGCGCAAACATCTATTCAGCACATTGTGGAACATACAATTCAGCATGAAAAATTGCATTTGCAACAGCTGTCTGCGCGTATTCCCATACTCTTCTCAATGGTCAAGAATAGAGAAGATGCACGATTGGACAACTATTGGCATGCGCTTTTGCAACGTACTATGTTGTACTTGCAGCAATGCCGAATGAATATAGAGTTGTTTTCTAATAAAATTATACCAGCTGTAACGAATAAATTTATGGCAGAACAGCATCGGCTACAACTGCTGTCGCAACGCATCGAGGCTGTAAACCCCGAACGAATGTTGCATTTAGGTTATAGCTTAACCTATAAAGACGGTCATGTGTTGCGCAATATAAACGAGCTAAGAGTAGGCGACGAAATTACGACACGCCTTGAAACTGGCACAATAACGTCGGTAGTGAAGAAATAA
- the dapA gene encoding 4-hydroxy-tetrahydrodipicolinate synthase, which yields MKNIFHGLGIALVTPFKQNGEIDYDALKRLIEYQIENGADFFAILATTGECPCLSTEEKNELTETIISVVDGRVPILKYCGGNNTAAVVEEIKQTNWKGIDGILSICPYYNKPSQEGLYQHFKAIAKTSPLPIVLYNVPGRTGVNMKAETTVRIANDFPNIVAIKEAAGSLEQVDEIIKNKPKHFEVISGDDALTFPMIASGAVGVISVIGNALPKEFSRMIRLEFNGEYDAARIIHHQFTELYKLLFVDGNPAGCKALLNDMGMIENVLRLPLVPTRIETKQKMNDILKKMRLS from the coding sequence ATGAAAAATATCTTTCACGGATTAGGAATAGCATTGGTAACACCATTCAAACAAAATGGAGAGATAGACTATGATGCATTAAAAAGACTGATAGAATATCAAATAGAAAATGGTGCTGACTTCTTTGCCATTCTGGCAACAACAGGTGAATGTCCCTGCTTATCCACCGAAGAGAAGAACGAACTCACCGAAACCATTATCTCGGTTGTAGACGGTCGTGTCCCCATATTAAAATATTGTGGTGGAAACAACACTGCTGCTGTCGTGGAAGAGATAAAACAAACCAACTGGAAAGGTATCGATGGCATTCTCAGTATCTGCCCTTACTATAACAAACCCAGCCAAGAAGGGTTATATCAACACTTTAAGGCAATAGCAAAAACCAGCCCACTGCCCATCGTATTGTATAATGTACCAGGACGCACTGGTGTAAATATGAAAGCGGAAACTACGGTAAGAATTGCCAACGACTTCCCAAACATCGTGGCAATAAAGGAAGCTGCTGGCAGTTTGGAACAGGTAGACGAGATAATAAAGAATAAACCGAAGCACTTCGAGGTGATTAGTGGCGACGACGCACTGACGTTTCCGATGATAGCCAGTGGTGCTGTCGGCGTGATTTCAGTCATCGGCAACGCACTGCCAAAAGAGTTTTCGCGTATGATTAGGTTGGAGTTTAACGGCGAATACGATGCCGCACGCATCATTCACCACCAATTCACAGAACTCTACAAGCTGCTCTTCGTAGACGGGAATCCAGCAGGCTGCAAGGCTTTGCTGAACGATATGGGAATGATAGAAAACGTGCTGCGACTGCCACTTGTGCCCACACGCATCGAAACAAAACAGAAAATGAACGATATACTAAAAAAGATGAGACTCAGTTAG
- a CDS encoding toxin-antitoxin system YwqK family antitoxin — MKRFLLFLVILLSPFSLLAQERVKYRIPKNAIFYNRNWKGVGSAKQAAYYRVLTVDRQRQKVFYDYYITGQLYAEKHYISINKVDDKQTVLTGIALTFYKSGRIESIMTYSNGKANGRAVSFFANGNVGMKLNYTNGVLNGTTYTYSEHGKLEYTAVWKNGTRVSEHAGGTDKYINKATGKDDFVERYRSTNPKSSQTAESEHTATTDFARNVRYPPAEDISATSAEKSNVTRNDKQFRFGPLYELLAGGDLRTNEMHFFDGIGASYGLTLAQVIKGYGAQEELTYSHNMQYDEDANKDIVTGKQPRQMGFWGVRMGNRFTAQRVNLYTWSEEEMLNFAGEVLSYGYRLLGGGDYRSMNGNFVLDHPMHNKAGDSFAVVVSFAHLDGAYANLYHITLDTK, encoded by the coding sequence ATGAAACGATTTCTCTTATTTCTTGTTATTCTGTTGTCGCCTTTTTCACTATTGGCACAAGAGCGTGTGAAATACCGTATTCCTAAGAATGCCATCTTCTACAATCGTAACTGGAAGGGTGTAGGCTCGGCTAAGCAAGCTGCTTATTATCGTGTGCTGACTGTAGACAGGCAGAGACAGAAAGTGTTTTACGACTATTACATTACGGGGCAGCTCTATGCAGAAAAGCATTATATAAGTATTAATAAAGTAGATGACAAGCAAACGGTACTTACAGGCATTGCGCTTACGTTCTATAAATCGGGACGAATAGAATCTATAATGACGTACAGCAATGGAAAAGCCAACGGAAGGGCGGTGTCGTTCTTTGCTAATGGAAATGTAGGAATGAAGCTGAACTATACGAACGGAGTGCTGAACGGAACAACGTACACTTATTCAGAACATGGGAAACTGGAGTATACTGCGGTTTGGAAGAATGGAACAAGGGTGAGTGAACATGCCGGTGGTACCGACAAATACATAAACAAGGCTACGGGGAAAGACGATTTTGTGGAGAGATACCGTTCCACAAATCCCAAATCCTCTCAGACTGCTGAATCCGAACACACGGCTACAACCGACTTTGCAAGAAACGTGAGGTATCCTCCTGCCGAAGATATTTCTGCAACTTCGGCAGAGAAGAGCAATGTAACACGCAACGACAAGCAGTTTAGGTTTGGACCATTATACGAACTATTAGCAGGTGGAGACCTGCGCACCAATGAGATGCATTTCTTCGATGGCATAGGAGCCTCGTACGGACTGACATTGGCTCAAGTAATAAAAGGTTACGGAGCGCAGGAAGAACTGACCTACAGCCATAACATGCAGTACGACGAGGATGCAAACAAAGACATAGTTACCGGAAAACAGCCCCGGCAGATGGGGTTCTGGGGCGTAAGAATGGGCAATCGCTTCACGGCACAGCGTGTAAATCTCTATACGTGGTCGGAAGAAGAGATGCTGAACTTTGCCGGAGAGGTTCTTTCGTATGGCTACAGACTGCTTGGCGGAGGCGATTACCGTTCAATGAATGGCAATTTCGTGTTGGATCACCCCATGCACAATAAGGCGGGCGACAGCTTTGCCGTGGTTGTATCGTTTGCACACTTGGACGGGGCGTATGCAAACTTGTACCATATAACGCTTGATACAAAATAG
- a CDS encoding DMT family transporter: MNNNEISNSVKPSGLLAHIVALMVVMIWGGTFVNTRVLIDRGLLPEEIYVLRTLLGYICIWFISPKKLFCDTLKDELVVLLLGIFGSSLYFLTENYALKLTVANDVSFIVCTTPLVTVILALLLLKSVKASLPLAIGSVLALLGVALVIFNGHFVLHLDPLGDLLALAAATSWAIYSLVMKNFASHYSPFFITRKVFFYGLITILPVFAVHPWTIPFAQLFTPEIGFNLFYLGVVASFVCFAAWAWVITRLGALRASNYIYFNPVTTVIASALVLNERMTPIAYAGSALILVGVFVVNKAKNI; the protein is encoded by the coding sequence ATGAATAACAACGAAATCTCTAATAGTGTTAAGCCGAGCGGATTGCTCGCTCACATTGTAGCATTGATGGTAGTAATGATATGGGGAGGAACGTTTGTTAATACACGTGTATTGATAGACCGAGGATTACTTCCTGAAGAAATATACGTGTTACGAACCTTGTTGGGTTATATATGTATATGGTTCATTTCGCCCAAGAAACTGTTTTGTGATACACTGAAAGACGAACTCGTAGTGCTGCTATTGGGCATCTTTGGCAGTTCGCTTTACTTCCTTACAGAGAACTATGCCTTAAAGCTAACCGTTGCAAACGACGTTAGTTTCATTGTTTGCACCACTCCGTTGGTTACGGTTATTTTGGCTTTGTTGCTCCTTAAGAGCGTAAAGGCGAGTCTTCCACTTGCCATAGGTTCTGTGCTTGCTTTGTTGGGTGTGGCTCTTGTTATATTTAATGGTCATTTTGTACTGCATCTCGACCCTTTGGGCGATCTTCTTGCATTGGCTGCAGCTACGAGTTGGGCAATCTATTCGTTGGTAATGAAGAACTTTGCATCGCATTATTCCCCCTTCTTTATCACGCGTAAAGTGTTTTTTTACGGACTGATAACCATACTGCCTGTGTTTGCCGTGCACCCTTGGACGATTCCGTTCGCACAATTGTTTACACCCGAAATTGGTTTTAATCTGTTTTATCTTGGTGTTGTTGCATCGTTTGTATGCTTTGCTGCATGGGCGTGGGTCATTACACGATTAGGCGCATTGCGTGCTTCTAACTATATTTACTTTAATCCCGTAACCACAGTAATAGCGAGTGCACTTGTTCTGAACGAGCGAATGACACCCATTGCCTATGCTGGCAGTGCGCTTATTCTTGTCGGTGTATTTGTTGTAAATAAGGCAAAGAACATCTGA
- a CDS encoding LTA synthase family protein, whose amino-acid sequence MMNYFTAKLTEILKHTLVIVSIFFIVRLLFAVCFVPFTTFEVYAKSLPFAAFNALRFDLQVAAYVAILPFLVILVCLFVRNRSVAGWLSRFISTYYVVLEIVLLILALVDIGFYSNFHSHINITFFDFFNENPLSLLQTIWEEYHVILYLSIVGLASFGIYILARKIAKGTLNCENKQESLAVNRKTIVLIVLFLVAEVVCLRGSVWRFPLQVEDSFVSSSKQINDLVPNAAYMLKKAVKEKKNAFAFRSIESLLSEYKFKSLQEAINVYTNSDTIRLQGDTLAALRTALFRTVPDTMKHKQPNVLIIYEESWSNYLMNLDSRRCDMLLGMRRHLKEDLLFRNFQSVGNGTIASIENIVSSVPFPRFFSSPYRFHCLPSSVALPFNESGYTTEFISGMDVAWENCAEALKYQHFTKVTGKFTLKEQHPEYEYNSIGVFDHYLFRSIQERLDQHTAKPQMLLCMTTTNHPPFEFPKDVQLKAVPDDYYNNECFAEKNHEVLQKYITGFRYANKTLGDFLDKFKQSKAAENTIVIISGDHNVRSILDYTQVDKRWERSVPLYIYLPPYLRKESYRSMTNRWGSHDDILATLAPFAFRNTKYMCLGNNLLKEGVADSTYYSANVEQLLACPAYQAQAQRIVNARNLLRIVFFQQTFAKC is encoded by the coding sequence ATGATGAATTATTTTACTGCAAAACTAACTGAAATACTAAAACATACGCTTGTTATAGTGAGTATTTTCTTCATTGTCAGATTGCTTTTTGCTGTCTGCTTTGTGCCTTTTACCACTTTTGAAGTGTATGCCAAGTCGTTGCCTTTTGCAGCTTTCAACGCATTGCGCTTCGATCTTCAAGTAGCTGCATACGTTGCCATTCTGCCTTTTCTCGTTATTTTGGTATGCCTTTTTGTGCGCAACAGAAGTGTAGCAGGCTGGTTGTCGAGGTTTATCAGTACTTATTATGTGGTGCTCGAAATCGTCCTCCTCATACTTGCGCTTGTCGATATAGGCTTTTACAGCAATTTCCATTCGCATATCAACATTACCTTCTTTGACTTTTTCAATGAGAATCCGTTGAGTTTGCTGCAAACCATTTGGGAAGAATACCACGTCATACTCTATCTTTCAATAGTAGGCTTGGCGAGTTTTGGCATCTATATACTTGCCCGGAAGATTGCAAAAGGTACATTGAACTGCGAAAACAAGCAAGAAAGTTTGGCAGTAAACCGCAAAACCATCGTCCTCATCGTTCTGTTTTTAGTTGCCGAAGTGGTATGCCTTCGTGGGTCGGTATGGCGTTTCCCCTTGCAGGTAGAAGACTCGTTTGTCTCGAGCAGTAAGCAGATTAACGACCTTGTGCCCAACGCCGCCTATATGTTGAAGAAGGCTGTGAAGGAAAAGAAAAATGCTTTTGCCTTTCGTAGCATCGAGAGTTTGCTCTCCGAATATAAGTTCAAGTCGCTGCAAGAGGCCATAAACGTTTACACAAACTCGGATACGATACGTTTGCAGGGCGACACTTTGGCTGCCCTGCGCACGGCATTGTTCCGCACTGTGCCCGATACGATGAAGCACAAACAGCCCAATGTGCTGATAATCTATGAGGAAAGTTGGAGCAACTACCTGATGAATTTAGACAGTCGCCGCTGCGATATGCTGCTTGGAATGCGCCGCCATTTAAAAGAAGATTTGCTCTTTCGCAATTTCCAGTCGGTAGGCAACGGCACAATCGCTTCCATTGAGAACATCGTGAGCAGTGTTCCGTTTCCTCGTTTCTTCTCATCGCCCTATCGTTTCCATTGCTTGCCGTCGTCGGTAGCGTTGCCTTTTAACGAAAGTGGCTACACCACAGAGTTTATTTCGGGTATGGACGTAGCGTGGGAAAACTGTGCCGAAGCACTGAAATACCAACACTTCACGAAAGTTACGGGTAAGTTCACACTGAAAGAGCAGCACCCTGAATACGAGTATAACAGCATCGGAGTGTTCGACCATTATCTTTTCCGCAGCATACAGGAACGGTTAGACCAGCATACAGCTAAGCCGCAAATGCTGCTGTGTATGACTACAACCAACCACCCGCCGTTTGAATTTCCCAAAGATGTGCAGCTGAAGGCAGTGCCAGACGACTATTATAATAATGAGTGCTTTGCTGAAAAGAACCACGAAGTGTTGCAAAAGTATATCACCGGCTTTCGTTATGCCAATAAAACCTTGGGCGACTTCCTCGATAAATTCAAGCAATCGAAGGCTGCTGAAAACACCATTGTCATCATATCGGGCGACCATAACGTGCGTTCTATTCTCGATTACACACAGGTAGACAAGCGTTGGGAGCGTTCTGTGCCGCTCTATATCTACCTGCCACCTTATCTTCGTAAAGAAAGCTATCGTAGCATGACCAATCGTTGGGGAAGCCACGACGACATATTGGCTACGCTTGCACCCTTTGCTTTCCGCAATACGAAATATATGTGCTTGGGCAACAACCTGCTAAAAGAGGGTGTTGCAGACAGCACGTATTACAGTGCCAACGTGGAACAGCTGCTTGCTTGTCCTGCCTATCAGGCACAGGCCCAGCGCATTGTAAATGCCCGCAACCTTCTTCGCATCGTGTTTTTCCAGCAAACCTTTGCGAAATGCTAA
- a CDS encoding polysaccharide biosynthesis/export family protein, with product MKKLLFTIVVCAMILMMVGCTSSKQVAYWQNIDSISLAASKGLYDAKIMPKDELTILVQTTDPLSSEPFNLRSTSQANSKNPVTTYLVDNDGMISFPIIGKIHVAGLTKTECEDLIKSKIQPYLARTENPLVSVRMSSFHITVLGEVNRPGVIPVSTEKISVVEALAEAGDMTVYGKRNNILLLREDKTGEKHKVRLNMNDANIINSPYYYLQQNDVIYVEPHKVKARNTFFGSNTSIFYSIIGITSSLVTLLVTILR from the coding sequence ATGAAGAAATTACTTTTCACTATTGTGGTATGTGCCATGATTTTAATGATGGTAGGCTGCACTTCAAGCAAGCAAGTAGCTTACTGGCAGAACATTGACTCTATTAGTTTGGCTGCATCTAAAGGTTTATACGATGCCAAGATTATGCCCAAAGATGAATTAACCATTTTAGTTCAGACCACAGATCCTCTCTCTTCAGAGCCTTTTAATTTACGTTCGACATCACAGGCAAATAGCAAGAATCCTGTTACAACCTATTTGGTTGACAATGATGGTATGATTAGCTTTCCAATTATCGGCAAAATTCATGTTGCGGGGCTGACTAAAACAGAATGTGAAGACCTTATTAAAAGTAAAATTCAACCCTATTTAGCACGCACAGAAAACCCTCTTGTTTCCGTTAGAATGAGTAGTTTTCACATAACTGTGCTTGGAGAAGTGAACCGTCCGGGGGTTATTCCTGTATCAACCGAGAAGATTAGTGTTGTAGAAGCATTGGCAGAAGCAGGCGACATGACTGTCTACGGCAAACGAAATAATATTCTTCTGCTCAGAGAAGATAAGACTGGCGAGAAGCATAAGGTTCGCTTAAATATGAATGATGCAAATATTATAAACTCACCATATTACTATCTACAGCAGAACGATGTTATTTATGTTGAACCACATAAGGTTAAGGCAAGAAATACGTTCTTCGGTAGTAACACAAGCATATTCTATTCCATTATAGGAATCACATCATCACTTGTAACACTATTAGTTACAATCTTAAGATAA
- the xseB gene encoding exodeoxyribonuclease VII small subunit has protein sequence MKYEEALAKLEAIVGKMERGDMNIDTLASELKKAQGLIKVCKDKLAHTDEEIKKLLETE, from the coding sequence ATGAAATACGAAGAAGCACTTGCAAAACTGGAAGCCATTGTTGGGAAAATGGAACGTGGCGACATGAATATTGATACGTTGGCAAGCGAGTTAAAGAAAGCTCAGGGGTTAATAAAAGTGTGCAAGGACAAACTGGCACATACTGATGAAGAAATAAAGAAGTTACTCGAAACGGAATAA